The segment CAATTGGCGGAGCAGTAAATAATCAAGAAGGAGACTGTTACATAAGAAACTCAACATTCGAAAACAATACTTCTATGATAGGTGGAGCAGTATACAACGCTAACTGTATTAATTCCACATTTACCCAGAATTCAGCATCAATTGGTGGTGGAGCATTAGCTGATTGTGATGCAATTAACTGTACATTCATCAATAACAGTGCCCTTGTTGGTGGAGCTATGAGTCATGGAAGTGCAATTGACTGCATATTCATAAACAATACAGCAGAAGAAGGAACTGATAGCTACGATACTGATTTTCCAGGAACATTCGAGGCATTATCCGACTTAATCAACAATACCCAAGAGGGTGGTGTACTTGAATTGGATATGAATTATGGATATTATGGTGGTTCGGTTGACGGTATCATAATCAATAAAACAATAACCATAGATGCAAAAGGACATAGCCTCGATGGAAGGAAACTATCCAGGATATTCACAATCCTTGACGGAAATCTTACATTGAATAATATTACATTAGCAAATGGAATTGACGAGGAAGGATATGCCTCAGCAATATACTCACAAGCAGATAACATAATAACCATTGCCAATTCCACAATCAAAGACAATACAGGATACTATATAATCAACATTGATGGTGGATTTCTTAACATAATAGATAGTGAATTATATGATAATACTCCAGAGTATGTACTTGTAAATGTTCATGGTGACTACAAGAATATAACGATGAATATTACAAATTCAAGATTTGATAATTCTTTAGAGTATAGGGATACATTGGATGTCACTTCAAGAGATTTAAACATAATAAATTGTACATTTGAAGATAAAAGCTTTACCCTTTTTGAGGTTTCATCATTAACTATCGCTAATTCCACATTCAATGGTGATAAGGGGGTTGCTTACATTATATATGCTAACGGATCATTCATCAATAATACTGTTACAGATGGTAGGATAGTTTTTAATGAGGGAAACTTCAACGTCACGGATAATACATTCAACAATACCCGTATAGGCTGTAGCATTTCAACAGTTAACTTTTCAAACAATGAAGTTGTTGAACAAAAAGAAAGCAGTACCGGAGCATTAACTATTGATAATGCAAATATAAGCATAACAGATTCCACTTTCGTTAATAATGCTGCTGAAATATATGGTGGGGCATTATACTTTAATCAAGGAAACCTAAACATATCCAACACAGTCTTTGATAATAACTCTGCCGGAACGGGTGGAGCACTACTGATAATGGATTATGAATCCATAAAAGTAGACAACAACACTTTTAAAAATAATCATGCAACTGTCGGAGGAGCAGTATATTCATTATATGAATTCAATCAAAACAACACATTCATCAATAATTCGGCAAAAACAGGAAATAATGTATATCAGTTCACTACCAAGGATTCAATTGATTCACTAGTATTCAGAAGCAGAAATTACACGCCATTACAAATCAATTATACTGATGAGATAACTGATCTTCCATCATACTATAACCTAAACGATGAGGGTCTTTGTACCCCTGTTAAATATCAGGGAAGAAGTGGTGCATGCGTATCCTTTGGAACATTAGCTGCTCTTGAATCCTCCATATTAAAAGCCAATAATACCATAATGGACTTATCTGAAAATAATATGAAAAATCTGGTTCACAACTACTCAATTTTCGGTAAATACTATAATAGGGTTAAACAAGGAGGAACTTATAATGATATAATATACTATCTTACAAGCTGGTTAGGCCCTGTCCTGGAAAGTGAAGATGAATTTGATGATAACAGTATCTTCTCACCAAGATATGATACCATATTGCCAGTTCAAAATGTAGCATTCATAGGGGACGATGATATACTCCTGATATTTCATTAATCAAAACATCCATAATAAAATATGGTGGGCTTATGATAGCAGTGGATTTAAACGCCAGTAGTGAAAATGATTATAAGCAATATAAAAAGTATACAGGTTCACCAGATCACTTTGTATGTATCATCGGATGGGATGATGAGATGGAGATTCCAAATGCTCCGGATAAAGGTGCATGGATTGTGAAAAATAGTTATGGTGAAGAGTGGGGATATGACGGATACTTCTATCTTTCATATTATGATGAAACATATGACAATGGAATAGACGTTGGAAGTGTGTTAGACTTACTTGATTTTAGACATTATGACGCCAGTGCAATAATATTCAATGACACGGACAAATATGATAAAAACTATCAATACGAGCTGGGATTATCCACATTCTTTAACAACGAAACAAACTACTCATGGTATAAAAATACATTCTATTCAACCGAGGAGGAAACACTTGCAGGAATATCCACCTACTTCGAAAAGCCGACCGACTGGCAGTTATACATATACCTAAACGATGAATTAACACTAACACAAAGCGGTACAAACAATGCCGGCTACTACACTATCAAACTCGACGAATACATACCACTACAAAAGGATGACAAATTTGAAGCAGTCTTCAAAATACTAACACCAGAAACCGCAATACCAGTATCCATAAAGGGCGACTTCATCTATGGAATCTACCATGAAAACCTATCCTATATCAGTACTGACGGAGAAAACTGGCAAGATCTGGCAAATATGACATGGAAGACATCAATATTTAGAACGATAAACTCACAGGTAGCATGTATCAAGGCATTCACAATACTGCCAACAAACACACTAAAAGTAGATACAACCGAATTTACGATAGGTCAGCCAGCAACAATACAGGCAAGCATATACTACGGCAGTCAAATAAACACGACCATAAACAAGGGAAAAATCACATTCAAGGTAAACGGTAAAACACTTAAGGACGCTGACGGTAAGGTAATCTACGCTAAGGTAGTAAACGGTACGGCTGTAATCGAAGATTATGTTGTACCAAGTGATTGGGCAAAAGAAAACACGACCATACAGGCGGTATACTCAGGTTCAAGTGATGTTGCAAAGATGACTAGCGATAAAGAAACAGTCACAATCAACGCCGAAGAAACGACAATCACCACATATGACGTCACAGCTTCTATAGGTGACGAGGTTAAACTCACTGCGACAATCAACTCACCAAATACGATAAACACCGGAAAAATCGTGTTCAAAATCAATGGTAAAACAGTTAAAGACTCTAACGGCAAAGTAATCTATGCCAAAGTCGTCAACAATCAGGTAGTAGTAAATTACACAGTGCCTGCGGATATGAAAGCTAAAAGTTATAATCTTACAGCCGTTTTCATATCATCGGAGTATGAACGTATTGAAGATACGAAGACCTTAACAGTGATATAAAATAAATTAAGAAGAAAAGGATATGATTACTTTAATTTCTTAATTTTCTTTTATTCACCTTTCTTTTATCTATAATCCATAAAAAAAGTTGTGGTGAATAAAAACATGGATTTAACACGTCTTAACCTCCTCTTTCCTTCTTTTTTATTAGCAATCTGATACTACTATTAAATTGATAGACTAAACTGTTTTATATTTATTAACATAAGAAATATTCAAACAAACTAAACTACGAAGATTAAAAACCATCAAATGATATAAGGATAATATACATTTACCATTACCACCTACACCCCCTTTTTTTAATAACACCATGTGTATCCCATTTTAATCATTATATAACAGAAAACATGTTAAAAGCCGAAAATAAAAATAACCACCCCTCTGAGAAAATAAAACAATAACAAGCATACAAAACTCAACGAAAAATACAAATATTTAATATGAATAATATCAAAATCTAATATCATATAATACCTAAATAAAATGTTTAGTTTTAATGAAAACATTTTATACTATGTTATTATGAAAATTATCAAAAAATAATATGCCAGGTTGATAAAAATGGAGAAGACCAAAGTGATTCTGCTACTAGCCGTACTGCTAGTACTACTAGTAGGAGCTGTAAGTGCAAGTGATGTGTCAAATGATACACTAGGTGCAGATGCACCTGAAAGTATAGCTACGGATACACCAGCATATGAAGAAGTAGCAGTACAAAAACAAGCTACGCCAGAAATGGATGTGCAGAAAAACACAGTAAAAAGTAATGAAAAATTACAAGATGAGAAAACTCTCAAAACAGCATCATCATATGATGTAACTACCTATCAGGAATTGCATGATGCATTAACAAATTTGGATGATGAATATATAACAGTCAATATTAAAGATAACATAAAACTTAACGGTACCATAATGGTTGAAGCTATAGATGTTACTTCTCCTATATATGTAACTATCAACGGAGAAGGAAAAACGATAGATGGAGACCATAAACACTACTTCATGAATATACATTCACCACTGCTGGAAGTTACTATAAACAACCTCACAATCAACAACTGTACTGGTGCTCCTTCTCTAGTTGATGGTTCTCAATTAACTGCCGGTGGAGCAATCAGAAATTATGCTACTTTAACCGTAAACAACACACGATTTGAGGGCAACAATGCTGAATTGTATGGTGGGGCAATTTGGAATCATGATACTTTAATTGTCGATAACAGTGAATTCAACAACAACACTGTACATGCTGATAACTTCGGATCCAACAATGGAGTTGGACAAGGTGGAGCAATTTATGGAGGTTTTGTAATCGTCAACAACACACGATTTGCCAGCAACAATGCAGAGGGTGGTGGAGCAATCTTTATTGATTCTGGTAATTTAACTGTGGATAACACAGAATTTACGGGCAACCATGCAGAAATGGGTGGTGGAGCAATCTACATTGGCAGTACTTCAACCGTAACTAACACGGTATTCAACAACAATACCGCAGAGAGGTTGGGTGGAGCAATCAATAATGGTGGTACTTTAATTGTAGATAACACAGAATTTACCAACAACAATGCACATGGATTATATATAGAATATGATGAGATAGTTGGTGGTTATATGATGAGTGGTGGTTATGGTGGAGCAATCAGCAATGCCGGTACTGGTAATTTAACCGTGAATAACACAGTATTTACGGGCAACCACGCAGATAATTATGGTGGAGCAATTGACACTACAGCATATAGTAATTTAACCGTGACTAATACACGATTCAACAACAACCACGCAGACTGGTGGGGTGGAGCAATATACTACACTAATGCTAGCGAACCCTCCGGATTAGGGGAATTCCATCCTCATGAGATTGGTAGTTATAATATTGCAGACACAACCTTTTATAATAATACTCCGGCAAACTTCATCATAAACCAAGATAACTATATAGACCTGGAAGAAAATGCTAATTACATTAACGTTAGCAATATGGCTATAATAGTAGATGGTGAAGAAATATACAATGGCCCACTCTATATAGACGGGGGAAATGGCCCGGAGCGAATAGCTTATTGTGATATTCCCGAAGGTAATCATTTTGTTAAACTAATAGTCAACGGTACAAATATAATCAATAATGAATACATACTCTCAGATACGATAGACGTAACCTATCAGGGTTTAATAGAGGTAATAGAAGAAGCAACAACGGATATAACTATTAAACTAAAAGATGATGTATCATATAATGTACTAGAAACAATCACATTGGATAAGCCGGGCATAACCATTACAATTGATGGTAATGGACAAACGATAAATGGAATGCAAAAACAGGTATTTCATATTAATAGTGGATCTTCATTAGTTCTGAATAATATCACAATAACAAACGGCCAAGCAAATATGGGAGGAGCAATATACAATGAGGGAACACTTATAATCATCAACTCCACACTATCAGACAACAATGCAACTTTGGGAGGAGCAATAGAAAACAATTATGGAAATTTAACCATCACAGGCTCTACACTAGAAAACAACCAAGTAACATCAATAGTAGGAGATACATTTGAGGCTTATGCCCGTGGAGGAGCAATATACAACTTGTATGGAAATGTAACTATCACAAACACAACAATAAACAATAACCAAGCAACAGCAACAGGAGAAGACGTAACTGCTAATGCTCATGGGGGAGCAATATCCAACTTGTATGGAACTGTAACTATCACAGACTCCACACTAGAAAATAACCAGGCAACCGCTACAGCAACAGGAAACTGGGATGTAGCTGCTAATGCTTTTGGAGGAGCGATATTCAATACCGGAACTTTAACCGTCACCGACTCCACAATAGAAAATAACCAGGCAACCGCTACAGCAACATCAACAGAAGAATATATAACTGTTAAGGCTAATGCTCTTGGAGGAGCAATATACAATACTGATACTTTAACCATAACAGAATCCGCAATAGAAAACAATAAAGCAACAACAACGGTATCAGCAACAGGATATGATGTAACTGTTGATGATAATACTAGTGGAGGAGTAATATACAATGATGAGGATAATTATAATATTACAGACACGATATTTTATAAAAATAGTCCGGCAAACTTCATCATAAACGAAACAACAAAGAACATACAACTGGTAAATAATGATAATTACATTTCTATTGTTAACTTCACTATCATAGCTGACGGTAAAGAAATAGGAAATGGTAGTTGTGTAGAAAATCTAACACAGTTTACAATACTGGATGAATATAAAAACGTTGAAATAGTCATTAACGGTACAGATGAGAAAACATTGAATAACAGGTACATACTTAGAGGATATAGTACTGAAGTACATAATTACACGCAATTAGTAAAGGCAATAGAAAAAGCTCAACGTGAAAATTATGATAGTTACATAATCAACTTACTGGAAGGGGATTATAATGCAACAGCCACTATATGCTGGAATAATTCAGCTACAAGAAACATCACCATAAAGGGTAATGGAGTGACACTCAACGGACTAGACAGATACCAATTCATCAAGATAGGAAATGGTCACAGCCTAACACTAGAAAACATCATCATTACAAACTACACGGCAGGAACTGGTGGAGCAATCTACAATGAAGGTAATTTAACAGTGACTGACTCACGATTTGAAGACAACAACGCAAACTTTGCTGGAGCAATCTACAACTACAATGCTAATTTAAGCTTGACAGGTACAGAATTTAAAGACAACAACGCAAAAGGGTATGGTGGTGCTATCTTCAATAGCTACTATGCTAATTTAACCGTGACGGACACACGATTTAAAGACAACAATGCAGGGAGTAATGGTGGAGCAATTTACAATTACTGGTATTGTACTTTAACTGTGACTGACTCACGATTTGAAGACAACAACGCAAACTTTGGTGGAGCAATCGACAATCATTTGAGTACTTTGACCGTGACGGATACACAATTTGCAGACAACAATGCAACATATTATGGTGGTGCTATCTACAATACCTATTATAGTTATTTAGCCGTGACAGGCACACGCTTTGTACATAACAACGCTGAACGTGGTGGAGCAATCGATAATTGTGTGGATAGTACTTTAACAGTGACCGGCACACAATTTGCAGACAACAACGCAAGCAGTGGTGGAGCAATCTTTAATAACCAGAGTACTATTGAAGAAATTACTAATACGTTATTCTACAATAATACCCCGGTAAACTTCATCATAAATCAGACGACAGGAAACATACAACTAGTAGAAAATGATGATTACATTACCCTTAGCAAAGTTACACTAATAGTAGATGGTGAAGAAGTATTAAATAATATTGATGCTGCACAGTTAAGTACTTATACACTTCCAGAGGGTAATCATCTTGTTAAACTAATATTTAACGGTACAAATACAACCAATAATGAATATATAATATCAGATTCAATAGACATAACGGATTATGATGCTTTAGTAGCCACAGTAGCAATAGCCAAAGAGAGTCAATATTTCAATATGATAATTAACCTACGGCCAGAAGGAAACTACAATGCAACAGCCAGTATAGACTGGAGTAATTCAGCTACCCGGAATATCCTCATAAACGGTAATGGAGTGACACTCGACGGACTAGACAGATACCAATTCATCAAGATAGGAATGGATCACAACCTAACACTAGAAAACATCACAATAACAAACTACACAGCAGAAGATGGTGGAGCAATATACAACTATGGTACTTTAACCCTGACCGACACACAATTTGCCAACAACTATGCAGATTATGGTGGAGCAATCTACAATGAGGGTATTTTAACCGTGACTGGCACTCAATTTACGGGCAACCATGCTGGAAGTATTGGTGGAGCAATCTACAACTACCATGGTATTTTAACCGTGACTGGCAGTCAATTTGCAGGCAACAATGCAACATATAATGGTGGAGCAATCCATACTGAAGTTGGTACTTTAACCGTGACAGACACAGAATTTACAAACAATAATGCAAGTACTATTGGTGGAGCAATTGACAATAGTGGTAGTACTTTAACCGTGACCGGCACACAATTTACAGGCAACAACGCAAATAATAATGGTGGAGCAATCTACAACTACCATGCTACTTTAACCGTGAACAACACACAATTCACGGGTAACCACGCAATGGGTGGTGGAGCAATTGACAATAGTGGTGGTATCTTAACCGTGACCGACACACAATTTACCAAAAACAACGCATCATATTCTGGTGGAGCAATTGACAATATCTGGCATAGTACTTTAACCGTGACTGACACACAATTCACGGGCAACAACGCATCATATGGTGGAGCAATCAATAATTACTTCAATAGTACTATAACCGTGACTGGCACACAATTTGCAGACAACAACGCAAACAGTTATGGTGGAGCAATCTACAATTACTACAATAGTACTTTAACCGTGACTGGCACACAATTTGCCAAAAACAACGCATCAAATGGTGGTGCAATTCACAATGACTTCTATAGTAATTCAACTGTGATTAACACGCAATTTGCCAAAAACAGCGCAAGCAATGTTGGTGGAGCAATATGTAATAACCAGTCAAGTAATTTAACCGTTAACAATTCAGTACTAGAATACAATAACGCAACAAGTGGTGGAGCAATCTACAACGATAATAGTATTGCTAGTATAGGATACAATTACTTCATAGCAAACACTGCACAGATGACTGGAAATGCCATAATAAACGAGGGAGCCGCCACAATAGAAAACAATGAAGGTGATAAAACCACCAAGTATAGCGGAACAATATACACAAACTCAACCCTTCAAGTGACAATAAAAAACAATAAGTTCTATGACAAATACAACACCAACATCAACATAACCACAAATAACAGTAATCCTACAGTACATTATAAGATAAACTTAACATTCACATTAAAGGACATGTTTGATGAACCAATAGCCCAACAAAACATCACCATCATCATAGATCACACATACAACATAACAACAAACGATGAAGGAATAACAACGATGGAATACACAGTTAAAAGTAATGAAACAGTAGTTACTGCAACATACCCCGGTAACGACAAGTATAGTACAAACACCACGATATTACGTATTACGGCCCAGAAATTAGACACACAACTCAAAGTAGATGACGTGGATACAAAAGTAGGAAAAGTATTCACGATAACCGGAACACTACTAACGGATGGTAAACCAGTACCAGAAGAAACTGTAAAGATAACCGTTAATGGCTCAACAAAACCTGCAATCACAAACAAAGAGGGAAAATTCAACACAACATTCACACTACAAGAGATGGGAGAATACAATATAACCGCAGTATTTGCTGAAACAGGTGCATATAATCCATCAACCAACAACACGGCAAAAATAAATGCAACAAAGACCGACACAAAACTAACACTAAAAGTATCCAACATAACACCCGTAAACAGCACTCCAATAAATATTACAGCAACACTAACAGATACAAACGGTAACAAGCTAGCAAATCAAAATGTTATAATAACTGTTGCCGGTAAAACATACACGGTAAAAACAAATGCTAACGGAACAGCCATACAAAGCTACACGCCAACCAGGCTAGAAAAACAGACAATAACAGCAACTTACAAAGGAGACAATAAGTATATTAACAGTACTGCAACAGACAACATAACAGTCAAGAAAATCAACACGAAACTGGTAGTTAAAACATCCAATAGTACTCCTATTAACAATACACAAGTAAACATTACAGCTACCCTCACGGATGCAAATGGTAACAAACTATCTAATCAGAATGTTACAATAACCATTTCAGGTAAAACATTCACGGTAAAAACAGATACTAATGGTGTGGCAACAAAAGCATACACGCCAACAACCTTGGGAAAACAAAACATAACCGCTACCTATAAAGGTGATAGCAAGTATGTAAACAGTACTGCAACAACCAGTATAACAGTCAAGAAAATTAACACGAAAATAACGCTACAGGCATCCAACACGACACCGATAAACAATACACCAATAACTATTACAGCTACGCTCACAGATGCTAGTGGTAACAAGTTATCCGGTCAGAACATAATCCTAAACATCAACGGTAAAAACTACACGGTAAAAACGGATAGTAACGGTACTGTTACTAAATCTTACACTCCTACGGTGGTAGAATCACAAACAATAACAGCTACCTATAATGGAAACAGCATGTACAACAACACGACAAAATCAGTGAAGATAACCGTGAAAAACAAGATAAAAACCAAGACCACAGTCACTCCGGTCACAGGTGTCATAGG is part of the Methanosphaera sp. BMS genome and harbors:
- a CDS encoding lectin like domain-containing protein encodes the protein MIKYGGLMIAVDLNASSENDYKQYKKYTGSPDHFVCIIGWDDEMEIPNAPDKGAWIVKNSYGEEWGYDGYFYLSYYDETYDNGIDVGSVLDLLDFRHYDASAIIFNDTDKYDKNYQYELGLSTFFNNETNYSWYKNTFYSTEEETLAGISTYFEKPTDWQLYIYLNDELTLTQSGTNNAGYYTIKLDEYIPLQKDDKFEAVFKILTPETAIPVSIKGDFIYGIYHENLSYISTDGENWQDLANMTWKTSIFRTINSQVACIKAFTILPTNTLKVDTTEFTIGQPATIQASIYYGSQINTTINKGKITFKVNGKTLKDADGKVIYAKVVNGTAVIEDYVVPSDWAKENTTIQAVYSGSSDVAKMTSDKETVTINAEETTITTYDVTASIGDEVKLTATINSPNTINTGKIVFKINGKTVKDSNGKVIYAKVVNNQVVVNYTVPADMKAKSYNLTAVFISSEYERIEDTKTLTVI
- a CDS encoding C1 family peptidase — encoded protein: MKRKLVPVLIFLVLICSLVCVASATDMNNIDDGIDYEIDSQDNSIANEVSITDLNEVKNLKSNAKDFSSERSIEKNTQDRSSLKEDENTGTFTQLSDLINQTQEGSIIELDMDYEYDGASIDGVYINKSITIDGHGYTLNGKDSGAIMDINAGTIVLKNIIFTNARIDRDIDGDVGAAIFNDADLTVINCTFTNNYAGNLGGAIYSGGTLVVLDSTFTNNSAKYAGAIRNFGGTLSISNSTFSENTAAIGGAVNNQEGDCYIRNSTFENNTSMIGGAVYNANCINSTFTQNSASIGGGALADCDAINCTFINNSALVGGAMSHGSAIDCIFINNTAEEGTDSYDTDFPGTFEALSDLINNTQEGGVLELDMNYGYYGGSVDGIIINKTITIDAKGHSLDGRKLSRIFTILDGNLTLNNITLANGIDEEGYASAIYSQADNIITIANSTIKDNTGYYIINIDGGFLNIIDSELYDNTPEYVLVNVHGDYKNITMNITNSRFDNSLEYRDTLDVTSRDLNIINCTFEDKSFTLFEVSSLTIANSTFNGDKGVAYIIYANGSFINNTVTDGRIVFNEGNFNVTDNTFNNTRIGCSISTVNFSNNEVVEQKESSTGALTIDNANISITDSTFVNNAAEIYGGALYFNQGNLNISNTVFDNNSAGTGGALLIMDYESIKVDNNTFKNNHATVGGAVYSLYEFNQNNTFINNSAKTGNNVYQFTTKDSIDSLVFRSRNYTPLQINYTDEITDLPSYYNLNDEGLCTPVKYQGRSGACVSFGTLAALESSILKANNTIMDLSENNMKNLVHNYSIFGKYYNRVKQGGTYNDIIYYLTSWLGPVLESEDEFDDNSIFSPRYDTILPVQNVAFIGDDDILLIFH
- a CDS encoding S-layer family protein; the encoded protein is MEKTKVILLLAVLLVLLVGAVSASDVSNDTLGADAPESIATDTPAYEEVAVQKQATPEMDVQKNTVKSNEKLQDEKTLKTASSYDVTTYQELHDALTNLDDEYITVNIKDNIKLNGTIMVEAIDVTSPIYVTINGEGKTIDGDHKHYFMNIHSPLLEVTINNLTINNCTGAPSLVDGSQLTAGGAIRNYATLTVNNTRFEGNNAELYGGAIWNHDTLIVDNSEFNNNTVHADNFGSNNGVGQGGAIYGGFVIVNNTRFASNNAEGGGAIFIDSGNLTVDNTEFTGNHAEMGGGAIYIGSTSTVTNTVFNNNTAERLGGAINNGGTLIVDNTEFTNNNAHGLYIEYDEIVGGYMMSGGYGGAISNAGTGNLTVNNTVFTGNHADNYGGAIDTTAYSNLTVTNTRFNNNHADWWGGAIYYTNASEPSGLGEFHPHEIGSYNIADTTFYNNTPANFIINQDNYIDLEENANYINVSNMAIIVDGEEIYNGPLYIDGGNGPERIAYCDIPEGNHFVKLIVNGTNIINNEYILSDTIDVTYQGLIEVIEEATTDITIKLKDDVSYNVLETITLDKPGITITIDGNGQTINGMQKQVFHINSGSSLVLNNITITNGQANMGGAIYNEGTLIIINSTLSDNNATLGGAIENNYGNLTITGSTLENNQVTSIVGDTFEAYARGGAIYNLYGNVTITNTTINNNQATATGEDVTANAHGGAISNLYGTVTITDSTLENNQATATATGNWDVAANAFGGAIFNTGTLTVTDSTIENNQATATATSTEEYITVKANALGGAIYNTDTLTITESAIENNKATTTVSATGYDVTVDDNTSGGVIYNDEDNYNITDTIFYKNSPANFIINETTKNIQLVNNDNYISIVNFTIIADGKEIGNGSCVENLTQFTILDEYKNVEIVINGTDEKTLNNRYILRGYSTEVHNYTQLVKAIEKAQRENYDSYIINLLEGDYNATATICWNNSATRNITIKGNGVTLNGLDRYQFIKIGNGHSLTLENIIITNYTAGTGGAIYNEGNLTVTDSRFEDNNANFAGAIYNYNANLSLTGTEFKDNNAKGYGGAIFNSYYANLTVTDTRFKDNNAGSNGGAIYNYWYCTLTVTDSRFEDNNANFGGAIDNHLSTLTVTDTQFADNNATYYGGAIYNTYYSYLAVTGTRFVHNNAERGGAIDNCVDSTLTVTGTQFADNNASSGGAIFNNQSTIEEITNTLFYNNTPVNFIINQTTGNIQLVENDDYITLSKVTLIVDGEEVLNNIDAAQLSTYTLPEGNHLVKLIFNGTNTTNNEYIISDSIDITDYDALVATVAIAKESQYFNMIINLRPEGNYNATASIDWSNSATRNILINGNGVTLDGLDRYQFIKIGMDHNLTLENITITNYTAEDGGAIYNYGTLTLTDTQFANNYADYGGAIYNEGILTVTGTQFTGNHAGSIGGAIYNYHGILTVTGSQFAGNNATYNGGAIHTEVGTLTVTDTEFTNNNASTIGGAIDNSGSTLTVTGTQFTGNNANNNGGAIYNYHATLTVNNTQFTGNHAMGGGAIDNSGGILTVTDTQFTKNNASYSGGAIDNIWHSTLTVTDTQFTGNNASYGGAINNYFNSTITVTGTQFADNNANSYGGAIYNYYNSTLTVTGTQFAKNNASNGGAIHNDFYSNSTVINTQFAKNSASNVGGAICNNQSSNLTVNNSVLEYNNATSGGAIYNDNSIASIGYNYFIANTAQMTGNAIINEGAATIENNEGDKTTKYSGTIYTNSTLQVTIKNNKFYDKYNTNINITTNNSNPTVHYKINLTFTLKDMFDEPIAQQNITIIIDHTYNITTNDEGITTMEYTVKSNETVVTATYPGNDKYSTNTTILRITAQKLDTQLKVDDVDTKVGKVFTITGTLLTDGKPVPEETVKITVNGSTKPAITNKEGKFNTTFTLQEMGEYNITAVFAETGAYNPSTNNTAKINATKTDTKLTLKVSNITPVNSTPINITATLTDTNGNKLANQNVIITVAGKTYTVKTNANGTAIQSYTPTRLEKQTITATYKGDNKYINSTATDNITVKKINTKLVVKTSNSTPINNTQVNITATLTDANGNKLSNQNVTITISGKTFTVKTDTNGVATKAYTPTTLGKQNITATYKGDSKYVNSTATTSITVKKINTKITLQASNTTPINNTPITITATLTDASGNKLSGQNIILNINGKNYTVKTDSNGTVTKSYTPTVVESQTITATYNGNSMYNNTTKSVKITVKNKIKTKTTVTPVTGVIGEKVTIKATVTDTNGGKVNEGNLIFKVNGVTIKDNGKLTGSSNPLKIKVVNGVATATIIPDINMTNAKNIIASYIGTTIYNASISSPASINISKRNASIEVSINKKIIKQGQVLTITAKIYDTTGGKKTTNITKYQDEYVYFKVNGITLKDADGNMLKVKIVNGTATVNYTIPLGISCVTDMQTLTPKNHTIQVGLYNKNYQNIMTKTPTFQVERSNITINLSNATINNKTHTLSMKITIKDYLGNVVAGPNKCIIKVNGVTLKNGTNVQYYYTTDGVLDLKNIPVPQSKNYTSIEVITQDRLAYNSQRNTTKVIIITN